Sequence from the Deinococcus radiopugnans ATCC 19172 genome:
GGTAGGGGCCGCCTGCGCCGCCAGCAGCCGCCCCACCTCGGTACTGCCGGTGAAGGTGACCTTGCGGATGCGGGCGTCGTCCATCATGACCTTCGTGATGGCGACTGGATCACTGGCCGTGATGACCTGGAAGGTATCAGGAGGGCCGCCCGCCTCGGTCCACAGGTCACGCATCTTCAGGGCGGTCAGCGGCGACTGCTCGGCGGGTTTGAGGATCACCGTGCAACCCGCGGCCAGCGCCGGAGCGATCTTGCGCGTCGCCATCGCCGCCGGGAAGTTCCAGGGGGTCACCGCGTACACCGGTCCCACCGGCTCCTGGGTGACCAGCAGCCGCTTGCCCGGCACCTGACTGGGCACGATGTCCCCGAAGACACGCTTGGCTTCCTCGGCGTACCACTCGATAAACGACGCCGCGTAGCGCACCTCGCCCAGCGCCTCGGTGACGGGCTTGCCCATCTCCCGGGCGATCAGGGTGGCGATCTCCTGTTCGTCACGAAGCATCAGGTCAAAGAACGTGCGCAGCAGCGAGGCGCGGGCGTAGGCGGTGGTGCGCCGCCACGTCTCGAAAGCGGCCACGGCGCGGTCGGCGGCGGCGCGGGCCTCGTTCACGCCATGATCGGGAATGTGGGCGATCACCTCGCCGCTCGACGGGCTGCGCAGGTCGAAGGTGGACTGAACGGGCCTTGCACTCTCGGAGGAGGTCATGTGGACATGGTAAGGCTGCGTCAGACCTCCATTGGCCACGGTCCCACAGTGCGGGCCGGCTGAAGCGGAAAGCCACCCTCTTTTCTCAGCCCACTGGGCGGCATCATGGCTCCCGATGATCGCCGCCCGCTTCCTCCCTGCCGTGCTGCTGATGTCGTGCAGCCCCGCCTCTCAGGCCTTCACCCTGAACAAGGTGGTTTCAGAGGGCATGCTGTACACCGTCGCTGAGGTTGACCTGACCAGGGACCGGCTGGAACTGCACTGGCTCAACCCCACCACCGGCCAGCCCTACGCCAGTTTCGCGCAGGTGCAGGGCCGGCTGGGCAAGCAGGGGCGCGAGATGCAGTTCGCCACCAACAGCGGCATCTACGCGCCGGGGCTACGGCCGCTGGGGCTGCATGTTGAGGACGGCAAGACGCTGGTGCCCATCAACAACGCCCGCTCCGGCGGCAACTTCGCGCTGCTGCCCAACGGGGTGTTCTGGGTCAGGGGCCAACGGGCGGGCGTGACGGAAACCGGGGCGTACCGCCGCCTGGACCCGCAACCCACCTTCGCCACGCAGTCGGGGCCGCTCTTGCTGGCCGGTGGGCAGATCCATCCCGCCTTCAACAAGGGCAGCACCTCGTTCAAGGTGAGAAGCGGCGTGGGCGTCTGCCAGGACGGACGGGTGCGCTTTGCAGTCAGCGCCGGCCCCGTCAACTTCTACGCCTTCGCCGTGTTCTTCCGGGACCGCCTGAAGTGCCCGGACGCGCTGTATCTGGACGGCAGCATCAGCGCCTACGCGACGCCACAGGACAATACCCAGCTTGCGGATTTTGCGGGCATCTGGACCGTCAGCCGCTAGGCCAGCCGCGCTGAAGCTCCCCTCAGCCGCGCGCCACAGGCCAGTGCTACGCTCGCCTATGCCCACACCTACCCTGCTGCCGGAGGCTTTCGCCCGCGCCCGCGCTTTTCTGACCCAGCGGGGCAGGCCGCTGGACCTTGCCCGGTTCCGCCACGCCTTCGAGAACCCTGACGCCGCCAGCGTTCTGGACGCCCTGCGCACCTACCAGAATGAGGACGGCGGCTTCGGGCGGGCGCTGGAGCCGGATTGCCGCGCCCCGCACAGCAGCGTGCTGGCGACCATGATGGCCCTGCGCGTGTTGCAGGAACTGGAAGTGGCGGCCGACGAACCGCTGCTGCGGGACGCCGTGGACTGGCTGCACGCCCACCTCCACAGCAATCTGGACGGCAGCGTGTGGCCCTTTCTACCCGCCCAGGCCGAGGCGTTTGCGCACGCGCCGTGGTGGAACCAGAGCCGGGAGGGTGAGCTGGCCCGGACCTTCGGCGGGTTCCGGGTCAATCCCCGCGCCGAGATCGTGGGGCGGCTGTGGCGCTGGCCCGGCCTGTTGGCAGACGGCCTGCTGGCCCAGTTGACCCTGGAAGCGCGCGACGCCGTGCTGGCCGGTCTGGACGAGAGGGACGTGAACAGCCATGTGGCGGCGGCAGTGTTCGCAGGCAATGCCAGCATTCCAGATGATCACCGCCTGCCCGTGCTGGAATACCTGGCCGACGTGTTGCCGGGACGGGTGCAGACCGCTCCCGACGCCTTCACTGAGCACGGCCTGAATCCTCTGCTGGTGGCCCCCACCCCGGATCACCCCCTGGCCCACGCCCTGGAGGAACCGCTGAGCGCCGCCCTGCTGCACCTGATCAGTGCGCAGGCGGATGACGGCGCATGGGGTCCGAACTGGACCTGGCTGGGCCAGTTCCCCGAGGTCTGGCCCACGGCCGAGGCCGAGTGGCGCAGCGCCCTGACCGTGGACGCCCTGCTGACCCTGAGAGCCTGGGGGCGACTGGAAGAATGAATCCGGAGGGACTCGGAGGGCTGCCG
This genomic interval carries:
- a CDS encoding phosphodiester glycosidase family protein, whose product is MIAARFLPAVLLMSCSPASQAFTLNKVVSEGMLYTVAEVDLTRDRLELHWLNPTTGQPYASFAQVQGRLGKQGREMQFATNSGIYAPGLRPLGLHVEDGKTLVPINNARSGGNFALLPNGVFWVRGQRAGVTETGAYRRLDPQPTFATQSGPLLLAGGQIHPAFNKGSTSFKVRSGVGVCQDGRVRFAVSAGPVNFYAFAVFFRDRLKCPDALYLDGSISAYATPQDNTQLADFAGIWTVSR
- a CDS encoding NAD-dependent succinate-semialdehyde dehydrogenase; its protein translation is MTSSESARPVQSTFDLRSPSSGEVIAHIPDHGVNEARAAADRAVAAFETWRRTTAYARASLLRTFFDLMLRDEQEIATLIAREMGKPVTEALGEVRYAASFIEWYAEEAKRVFGDIVPSQVPGKRLLVTQEPVGPVYAVTPWNFPAAMATRKIAPALAAGCTVILKPAEQSPLTALKMRDLWTEAGGPPDTFQVITASDPVAITKVMMDDARIRKVTFTGSTEVGRLLAAQAAPTLKRVSLELGGHAPYLIFADADLDQAVQDVVACKFRNAGQTCVCTNRIYVQRAVLEDFTARLTKAVAALKVGDPLDPGTQIGPLVDQQGLEKVKRHVEDALAHGAQAVTGGEAGKGLYFQPTVLTGVTPNMLVMREETFGPVAPLLAFDTEEEAIQAANDTEFGLAAYLWTNDLNRAFRVSERLEYGIIGLNDPVPSTAQAPFGGVKQSGYGREGGPWGLQEYLNIKYLSMTVR